A segment of the Aureimonas sp. SA4125 genome:
TTTAACGATTTGGAATGGATCCCGGCTCAAGGCCGGGACGACGAAGCGTCAAAGTGTGCGGCAGCGTCACATGCTGCAAGGCGGCAACCAAGAGCCACCGCCGCTCCCTCATTCGGCCGCCGCTTCGCGCTGGCCATCGTCGCCCCTGCGGGGAGACGAATGGCGAGCCTTCTCGTGCCGCGCTACAGCTTCACCGCCCGCAACCGCAGCGCATTGCCGATGACCGATACCGAGGACAGGCTCATCGCCAGCGCCGCCAGCATCGGCGACAGGAGCAGGCCGAAGACCGGATAGAGCGCGCCGGCCGCCACCGGCACGCCGACCATGTTGTAGGCAAAGGCGAAGAAGAGATTCTGGCGGATATTCGCCATCGTCGCTTCGGCAAGCCGGCGGGCGCGGACGATGCCGTTGAGGTCGCCCTTGACCAGCGTGATGCCGGCGCTCTCCATCGCGACGTCGGCGCCGGTGCCCATGGCGATGCCGACATCGGCGGCGGCGAGTGCCGGCGCATCGTTGACGCCGTCGCCGGCGACCGCGACCCTGCACCCGCGCGCCCTGAGGCCGTCGACCAGTGCCTTCTTGTCCTCCGGGAGAAGGCCCGCATGCACCTCGTCGATGCCGAGTTGCACGGCCAAGGCACGCGCCGTGCGTTCGGTGTCGCCGGTCGCCATGATGATCCGGAGGCCGCTCGCTTGCAGCGCCCTTACCGCTTCGGCCGTCGTCGGCTTGATCCGGTCGGAGACGGCGACGAGGCCGGCGATCCTGTCGTCGACGGCGACGAACATCGCCGTCTTGCCTTCGCGCTCGAGGCTTTCGGCGCGCGGTTCGAGGTCGCCGAGGTCGATGCCCGCCATCATCGCGCGGTTGCCGAGGCTGACCTTCAGGCCTTCGATCGTGGCGAGGACGCCCTTGCCGTTGATCGCCTCGAAGCCGTCGGCCGCGCTCAGCGTCAGCCCGCGCGCCTCCGCTTCGCCGAGGATCGCTTCGGCCAGCGGATGCTGCGAGCCTCGCTCCAGCGCAGCGGCGAGGGCCAGCAGCCGGTCCTCGTCGCCGTCGAGGGCGGCGACGTCGGTCAGGACGGGCTTGCCCTCGGTCAGCGTGCCGGTCTTGTCGACGACCAGCGTGTCGACGGTGGAAAAGCGCTCCAGCGCCTCGGCCTCGCGGACGAGGACGCCGGCCTGAGCACCGCGGCCGGTGGCGGTCATGATCGACATCGGCGTGGCAAGGCCGAGCGCGCAGGGGCAGGCGATGATCAGCACCGAGACGGCCGCGACCAGGGCATGGATGAGCGCCGGTTCCGGGCCGAGCAAGGCCCAGGCGGCGAAGGCGATGATCGCGACCGACACGACTGCCGGGACGAAGGCGCCCGCCACCCGATCGGCGAGGGCCTGGATCGGCGCGCGCGAGCGCTGCGCCTTGCCGACCATGTCGACGATGCGCGCGAGCGTCGTCTCCGCGCCGACCTTTTCGGCGACGAGGACGAAGGAGCCGTTGCGGTTCAGCGTGCCGCCGGTGACCGCGTCGCCCGCGCCCTTTTCGACGGGCAGCGGCTCGCCCGTGATCATGCTCTCGTCGACGCTGGAGGAGCCTTCCGCCACCTTTCCGTCGACGGGGATGCTGTCGCCGGGGCGAACCCGCAGCCGGTCGCCCTGCTGCACCGCGTCCAGCGCTACTTCCGTCTCCGAGCCGTCGGCGGCGAGACGCCGCGCCGTCTTGGGCGAGAGGTCGAGAAGCGCGCGGATCGCCGAGCCGGTGCGCTCGCGCGCCTTCAGTTCGAGGATCTGGCCGACGAAGATCAGGGCGACGATCACCGTCGCCGCCTCGTAGTAGACGGGAACGCTGCCTCCCATGTCCGCCATCCCGTCCATGCCGCCGATGCGCAGCGAGTCGGGGAAGAGTCCGGGCAGGAAGGTTGCGACGAGGCTGAACAGATAGGCGGCGCCGACGCCGAGCGCGATCAGCGTCCACATGTTGGGCGAGCGGTTGACGATCGACTGCCAGCCGCGGCGGAAGAAGGGGAGGGCCGCCCAGAGCACCACGGGCGTCGCCAGCGCGAATTCGAGGAGAATCGCGGCTCTCTCGCCGATCCAGTCGCGCACGGGCAGGCCGAGCATCGGTCCCATCGTGAGAACCAGCAGCGGCACGGCGCAGACAAGGCTCACCCAGAACCGGCGGGTAAAGTCGACGAGTTCGGGATTGGGACCCGCATCGCCCCCGGTCACGCCCATGGGCTCAAGTGCCATCCCGCATTTCGGACAATCGCCGAAATGATCCTGCACGATCTCGGGATGCATCGGGCAGGTGTAGAGCGTACCGGCAGGGGCCGCCGGCGGGGTGGGTCGCGCACCTTCGTAGGCGGCGGGGTCGGACTCGAATTTCGCCTGGCAGCCGACCGAACAGAAGTAGAAGCGGTGTCCCCCGTGCTTGGCCGTGTGGGCCGCCGTGGCCCGGTCGACGGTCATGCCGCAGACGGGATCCTTGGCCGTCAGATAGGCCGCGGGGTCGGCGGCGAACTTTTGGGCGCATCCAGCGCAGCAGAAATGAAACTGCCGGCCCTCATGGGTCTGGCTCGGCCTGCCCGCATCTGGATCGACCGTCA
Coding sequences within it:
- a CDS encoding heavy metal translocating P-type ATPase gives rise to the protein MSHTSLLDVRGDATKPSAVVRDPVCGMTVDPDAGRPSQTHEGRQFHFCCAGCAQKFAADPAAYLTAKDPVCGMTVDRATAAHTAKHGGHRFYFCSVGCQAKFESDPAAYEGARPTPPAAPAGTLYTCPMHPEIVQDHFGDCPKCGMALEPMGVTGGDAGPNPELVDFTRRFWVSLVCAVPLLVLTMGPMLGLPVRDWIGERAAILLEFALATPVVLWAALPFFRRGWQSIVNRSPNMWTLIALGVGAAYLFSLVATFLPGLFPDSLRIGGMDGMADMGGSVPVYYEAATVIVALIFVGQILELKARERTGSAIRALLDLSPKTARRLAADGSETEVALDAVQQGDRLRVRPGDSIPVDGKVAEGSSSVDESMITGEPLPVEKGAGDAVTGGTLNRNGSFVLVAEKVGAETTLARIVDMVGKAQRSRAPIQALADRVAGAFVPAVVSVAIIAFAAWALLGPEPALIHALVAAVSVLIIACPCALGLATPMSIMTATGRGAQAGVLVREAEALERFSTVDTLVVDKTGTLTEGKPVLTDVAALDGDEDRLLALAAALERGSQHPLAEAILGEAEARGLTLSAADGFEAINGKGVLATIEGLKVSLGNRAMMAGIDLGDLEPRAESLEREGKTAMFVAVDDRIAGLVAVSDRIKPTTAEAVRALQASGLRIIMATGDTERTARALAVQLGIDEVHAGLLPEDKKALVDGLRARGCRVAVAGDGVNDAPALAAADVGIAMGTGADVAMESAGITLVKGDLNGIVRARRLAEATMANIRQNLFFAFAYNMVGVPVAAGALYPVFGLLLSPMLAALAMSLSSVSVIGNALRLRAVKL